In one window of Dokdonia sp. PRO95 DNA:
- a CDS encoding ATP-binding protein, with protein MIYLITGNTGAGKTTYSLDLKKSVNGILFSIDHWNKTLFLDDKQDTDGVDWFLERIARNDQMILSLVLQLEEADTPAILDLGFAKRYRRERFYAFAKAHQIPYQLHFLDIAKEMRKERVQQRNKEQGATYEFDVSEEDFEFMETWFEPPLEDELIEATIIAK; from the coding sequence GTGATATATCTCATTACTGGAAATACAGGAGCAGGAAAAACTACATATTCATTAGATCTTAAAAAAAGCGTTAATGGTATCTTATTTTCCATTGATCATTGGAATAAAACATTATTTCTAGATGATAAACAAGATACAGACGGAGTTGACTGGTTTTTAGAACGCATCGCGCGTAACGACCAGATGATTCTATCCCTAGTGTTACAGCTGGAAGAGGCGGATACCCCCGCAATTTTAGATCTAGGATTTGCAAAGCGATATAGAAGAGAACGTTTTTACGCTTTCGCGAAAGCGCATCAAATACCCTATCAGCTTCATTTTTTAGATATAGCTAAGGAAATGAGAAAAGAACGAGTACAACAGCGTAATAAAGAGCAAGGAGCCACCTACGAATTTGACGTTTCGGAAGAAGATTTTGAATTTATGGAAACTTGGTTTGAACCACCTTTGGAAGATGAACTCATAGAAGCAACAATAATTGCCAAGTGA
- the ssb gene encoding single-stranded DNA-binding protein produces the protein MNALRNKVQLIGRLGQEPEITTFPDGNKIAKFSMATDDSYKDKNGQKVERAYWHNIVVRGGLVKVVESYVQKGQEIAIEGKLTNRSWEDKDGVKRYMTEIVCNELLMLSKNN, from the coding sequence ATGAACGCATTACGCAACAAGGTACAGTTAATTGGAAGACTAGGTCAAGAACCAGAAATCACAACATTTCCAGATGGAAATAAAATTGCCAAATTCTCCATGGCAACAGATGATTCTTATAAAGACAAGAATGGACAGAAAGTAGAACGTGCATACTGGCACAACATCGTAGTACGCGGTGGTCTTGTTAAAGTAGTAGAAAGCTATGTCCAGAAGGGACAAGAAATCGCGATAGAAGGAAAACTGACCAATCGCTCTTGGGAAGATAAAGATGGTGTAAAAAGATATATGACAGAGATTGTTTGTAACGAGTTATTGATGCTTAGCAAAAACAATTAA
- a CDS encoding carboxypeptidase-like regulatory domain-containing protein → MTTLIKFILTLLTITCAATAVAQSYSVTVIDERTKEPIPFATVKLSENTGAITNEEGIFTLGEHKLSALRDSVYISSMGYEEVAIFPKKVMDTIISLRVKTNELDNVFLTNNPLDAEEIIERVKENIAVNYPNALTEKKIFFRQSESDRIDKMDIEVEKTTIPEFNQVFMDSLVGSVAKKSDYYSESVGTLSGNYDNQKLVIDKAAKLYDKTKKDVGVESFGKRLEEIIEKNVKADSYFKIKSGIVGTTIEVDDSTKMGSSNGGLKIEVDTEQEENDKEKAITESIKSDLSDLFEAMFYKEDTKLDFLTKSNRYRFTKREFTAIGDDIVYVIDFEPKGRKDFKGTLYINTDDFAVMRLEYENVRKLSSFGMFGISYKKYLYKGKSIYAKDDNGGYSLRFMELENGERVGIDRPLKIIEKNKNVGGRRKQNEVAMEIEIANTSYSKKELVVFSTTSIDQSTYDAVEEIKEMEATYLSEYDPNFWKGYTIMEPNAAIQSFKSESK, encoded by the coding sequence ATGACGACACTTATAAAATTCATTCTCACGTTACTTACAATAACCTGCGCTGCTACGGCGGTAGCACAATCTTATAGTGTAACCGTAATTGACGAAAGGACTAAAGAACCCATTCCTTTTGCAACTGTAAAGTTATCTGAAAATACAGGTGCAATCACAAATGAAGAAGGCATCTTTACCCTAGGAGAGCATAAGCTATCTGCACTTAGGGACTCTGTGTATATCTCGTCTATGGGATATGAAGAGGTTGCTATTTTTCCTAAGAAAGTGATGGACACTATTATATCGCTGCGTGTAAAAACAAACGAACTAGATAATGTATTTCTCACAAATAATCCGCTGGATGCAGAGGAAATCATAGAGCGCGTTAAAGAAAACATAGCTGTTAACTATCCTAATGCGCTTACTGAGAAAAAAATATTCTTCAGACAGTCTGAGTCTGATCGTATTGATAAAATGGATATCGAAGTAGAAAAAACGACTATTCCAGAATTTAACCAGGTCTTTATGGATAGTCTAGTGGGATCTGTAGCAAAGAAGAGTGATTACTACAGTGAGTCTGTTGGGACACTTTCTGGAAATTATGACAATCAAAAGCTCGTTATAGACAAAGCAGCAAAGCTCTATGACAAAACTAAAAAAGATGTAGGGGTGGAGAGTTTTGGAAAAAGGCTTGAAGAAATTATTGAGAAAAACGTAAAAGCAGATTCTTACTTTAAAATAAAATCTGGAATCGTAGGTACCACTATTGAAGTAGATGACTCTACAAAAATGGGCAGCTCAAATGGCGGACTTAAAATAGAGGTAGATACAGAGCAAGAAGAAAATGACAAGGAGAAAGCCATTACAGAAAGTATCAAATCTGACCTTTCTGATCTGTTTGAGGCTATGTTTTATAAAGAGGATACAAAGCTTGACTTCTTAACAAAATCCAATCGTTATCGATTTACTAAGAGAGAATTTACTGCAATAGGTGATGATATAGTTTACGTAATAGACTTTGAGCCTAAAGGAAGAAAAGATTTTAAAGGGACCTTATATATAAATACTGATGACTTTGCAGTAATGCGACTAGAATATGAAAATGTACGTAAGCTGTCAAGTTTTGGGATGTTTGGCATAAGCTACAAGAAGTACTTGTATAAGGGTAAAAGCATCTATGCAAAAGATGATAATGGTGGCTATTCCTTGCGATTTATGGAGCTAGAAAACGGAGAACGCGTTGGTATAGATAGGCCTTTAAAAATCATTGAGAAAAACAAAAATGTAGGAGGTCGCCGAAAGCAAAATGAAGTAGCGATGGAGATTGAAATAGCAAACACTAGTTATTCAAAAAAGGAGCTCGTTGTTTTTAGCACTACTAGCATTGACCAAAGTACGTATGATGCAGTAGAAGAAATTAAAGAGATGGAGGCAACATACTTATCTGAGTATGATCCTAATTTCTGGAAAGGGTATACTATTATGGAGCCTAATGCGGCTATACAAAGTTTTAAGTCTGAGAGTAAATAA
- the acs gene encoding acetate--CoA ligase: MMSNYHIKGLQEYFQVYQKSVDKPEQFWEEIAEENFVWRKRWDTVLEWDFKKPEVKWFDGAQLNITENCLDRHLYTRGNKTALLFEPNNPEDPAEHITYKDLHERVCKFANVLKGKGVTRGDRVCIYVPMIPELAVSMLACARIGAVHSVVFAGFSSTALSTRINDASCKMVITSDGSYRGNKTIDLKCIVDDALENTPSVESVLVVKRTGGDVVMKEGRDEWVAPLLKEASTECPAETMEAEDSLFILYTSGSTGQPKGMLHTTAGYMVYSAYTFKNVFQYREDDVYWCSADIGWITGHSYIVYGPLANGATSVLYEGVPSFPDWGRFWEIIDKHQVNQFYTAPTAIRALAKENLSYVEKYDLSSLKVLGTVGEPINEEAWHWYNDNIGKKKCPIVDSWFQTENGGIMISPIPFATPTIPTFATLPLPGIQPCLMDEQGKEIKGNQVEGRLCIKFPWPSIARTIWGDHKRYKDTYFSAFDNMYFTGDGALRDATGYYRITGRVDDVIIVSGHNLGTAPIEDAINEHPAVAESAIVGFPHTIKGNALYGYVTLKETGEGRDHDNLRKEINQLITEKIGPIAKLDKIQFTNGLPKTRSGKIMRRILRKIASGEGDNLGDISTLLNPEVVQSVKDNALL; encoded by the coding sequence ATAATGAGTAATTACCACATAAAAGGTCTACAAGAGTATTTTCAAGTCTACCAAAAGTCTGTAGATAAGCCTGAGCAGTTCTGGGAAGAAATTGCCGAAGAAAATTTTGTTTGGCGAAAGCGCTGGGATACCGTATTAGAATGGGATTTTAAAAAGCCAGAAGTAAAGTGGTTTGATGGAGCCCAATTAAATATTACAGAAAATTGTCTCGATAGGCATCTCTATACTCGTGGTAATAAAACCGCATTGCTCTTTGAGCCCAATAACCCTGAAGATCCTGCCGAACATATTACTTATAAAGACCTCCATGAACGCGTGTGCAAGTTTGCAAATGTGCTTAAGGGTAAAGGTGTGACGCGCGGTGATCGTGTGTGTATTTATGTACCCATGATACCAGAACTTGCGGTATCTATGCTTGCCTGTGCGCGTATAGGAGCAGTACATTCGGTAGTATTTGCTGGCTTTTCTAGTACTGCATTGAGCACGCGTATCAATGATGCAAGCTGTAAGATGGTGATTACAAGTGATGGCTCCTATCGTGGTAATAAAACAATTGACCTTAAATGTATTGTAGATGATGCATTAGAAAATACGCCATCTGTGGAGAGCGTGCTTGTTGTTAAGCGCACTGGTGGTGATGTAGTAATGAAAGAGGGGCGTGATGAGTGGGTAGCACCACTGTTAAAGGAGGCATCAACAGAATGCCCTGCCGAAACTATGGAAGCAGAGGATTCTCTTTTTATATTATACACTTCTGGTTCTACAGGGCAACCTAAGGGAATGTTGCACACTACCGCGGGATATATGGTGTATAGTGCATATACATTTAAAAATGTATTCCAATATAGAGAGGATGATGTGTACTGGTGTAGTGCAGATATAGGATGGATTACTGGGCATAGTTATATTGTCTACGGGCCACTTGCAAATGGTGCCACCTCTGTACTTTATGAAGGAGTTCCAAGTTTTCCAGACTGGGGACGCTTTTGGGAAATAATAGATAAACATCAAGTAAACCAATTTTATACAGCACCCACAGCGATAAGAGCACTTGCCAAGGAGAACTTGAGTTATGTAGAGAAGTATGATTTGTCATCTCTCAAGGTTTTAGGAACCGTAGGCGAACCCATAAATGAGGAAGCTTGGCACTGGTATAATGATAATATAGGGAAGAAAAAATGTCCAATTGTTGATAGCTGGTTTCAAACGGAAAACGGTGGAATTATGATTAGTCCTATCCCTTTTGCAACGCCTACAATTCCCACATTTGCAACTTTGCCTTTACCAGGGATACAACCCTGTTTAATGGATGAACAAGGGAAAGAAATAAAAGGAAACCAAGTAGAAGGAAGGTTGTGTATTAAATTTCCATGGCCTAGTATAGCTAGAACGATATGGGGTGATCACAAAAGGTATAAAGACACGTATTTTTCGGCATTTGATAATATGTATTTTACTGGAGATGGCGCTTTAAGAGATGCAACGGGTTATTATAGAATCACGGGACGTGTAGATGATGTCATTATCGTTTCTGGTCACAACCTGGGTACAGCACCTATAGAAGATGCTATTAATGAACATCCAGCTGTTGCCGAAAGTGCAATTGTAGGTTTTCCTCATACTATTAAAGGAAATGCTTTGTACGGTTATGTAACTTTAAAGGAGACTGGTGAAGGACGTGATCATGATAATTTACGCAAGGAAATTAATCAGCTTATCACAGAAAAAATAGGCCCGATAGCAAAGCTGGATAAAATTCAATTTACAAATGGATTACCTAAAACACGATCTGGTAAAATCATGCGACGTATACTGCGCAAGATTGCCTCTGGGGAAGGAGATAATCTAGGGGATATAAGTACACTTCTTAATCCTGAAGTTGTACAGAGTGTAAAGGACAACGCACTATTATAA
- a CDS encoding DNA mismatch repair protein MutS, giving the protein MTEPTAFYEGQIKTYQKEVSEIKRKLNISSTIRLVVFLATAASVYFTLGNTQLLMGCIIAGVIAFLLLVSRHSQLQHKRDLTKALLERNETELKVLNRDFYDLPDGSEFHNPEHVFSQDIDLFGRGSFFQYFNRTALDSGSLKLVSMLLSNNIEGISQKQEAVKELGELPEWRQLFSAIASLVSTDLSADSVLLWLKDYSSFVPKQMKLISRIFSVISLLTLGSYFIGFIAGWWVFIVFGIGLLISGRFFGRINMLSAHTGKIQTTFTQYASLLSRIEEQEFASDLLVNKRKMVITSEQSSSSILRAFSKHLDALDQRNNFIIGLISNGFFLRDLSIVHNIEGWIATHRDAVEDWFEVIAFFDAYNSLGNYAFNHQAHVFPEITETGTTLVTTGAAHPLLDPTTAVRNDITIKNDEFFIITGANMAGKSTFLRTVALQIVMGNVGLPIFATSASYTPIKLITSMRTTDSLTDDESYFFSELKRLKFIVDQIETDRYFIILDEILKGTNSTDKAEGSRKFIDKLVGAGATGIIATHDLSLCEAANDLKEVKNYYFDAQIINDELFFDYTFKEGICQNMNASFLLKKMGIVS; this is encoded by the coding sequence ATGACAGAACCAACTGCCTTTTACGAAGGACAAATCAAAACATATCAGAAAGAAGTATCTGAGATTAAAAGGAAACTCAATATCTCAAGTACTATTAGGCTTGTTGTTTTCTTAGCTACAGCAGCGAGTGTGTATTTCACTCTAGGTAATACGCAATTGCTTATGGGGTGTATAATCGCAGGTGTTATTGCTTTTTTATTACTAGTGAGTCGCCACAGCCAGTTGCAGCACAAGCGTGATCTTACTAAGGCACTTCTGGAGCGCAATGAGACAGAATTAAAAGTTCTTAATAGGGATTTTTATGATCTGCCAGATGGGAGTGAATTTCATAATCCGGAGCATGTTTTTAGTCAAGATATAGATCTTTTTGGTCGTGGCTCTTTCTTTCAGTACTTTAATAGAACGGCTCTTGATAGTGGTTCTTTAAAACTAGTTTCCATGCTTCTTTCAAATAATATTGAAGGAATATCACAAAAGCAAGAAGCTGTAAAAGAGTTAGGCGAGCTGCCAGAGTGGAGGCAGTTATTTAGTGCTATTGCATCATTAGTTAGCACAGATTTATCTGCAGATAGTGTACTGCTTTGGTTAAAAGATTACTCCTCATTTGTACCTAAACAAATGAAACTTATCTCACGTATATTTTCTGTAATCTCATTGCTTACGCTTGGATCTTATTTTATAGGTTTCATTGCTGGATGGTGGGTGTTCATAGTATTTGGGATAGGTTTGTTAATAAGCGGCAGATTCTTTGGGAGAATAAATATGCTCTCTGCACATACGGGGAAAATTCAAACCACATTTACACAATATGCGAGCTTGTTATCTAGAATAGAAGAGCAAGAATTTGCAAGTGATTTGCTAGTAAATAAGCGTAAAATGGTCATCACGTCAGAGCAATCAAGTTCGTCCATTTTAAGAGCTTTTTCAAAACATCTAGACGCACTTGATCAGCGTAACAATTTTATAATTGGACTCATATCTAATGGGTTTTTTCTTAGAGATTTAAGTATTGTACACAACATTGAAGGATGGATTGCAACACATCGCGATGCAGTAGAAGATTGGTTTGAAGTAATCGCCTTTTTTGATGCTTATAACAGTTTGGGTAATTATGCTTTTAATCATCAAGCTCATGTATTTCCTGAGATTACCGAAACTGGAACTACACTAGTTACTACAGGAGCAGCGCATCCTCTTCTTGATCCTACAACTGCTGTGCGCAATGATATCACTATAAAAAACGATGAGTTCTTTATCATCACAGGAGCAAATATGGCTGGTAAAAGTACCTTCTTAAGAACGGTGGCTTTACAGATTGTGATGGGTAACGTAGGCTTGCCCATATTTGCAACGAGCGCTTCATATACGCCTATAAAGTTAATTACTAGTATGCGCACCACAGATAGTCTTACAGATGATGAGAGTTACTTCTTCAGCGAACTCAAACGTCTTAAGTTTATAGTGGATCAGATAGAAACAGATCGTTACTTTATCATCCTAGATGAAATTTTAAAAGGAACTAACAGTACGGATAAGGCAGAGGGTTCTCGTAAGTTTATAGATAAGCTTGTAGGTGCAGGAGCGACTGGTATTATAGCTACACACGATTTAAGTTTATGTGAGGCTGCAAATGATCTCAAGGAGGTGAAGAACTATTACTTTGACGCACAAATAATAAACGACGAACTCTTTTTTGATTACACTTTTAAAGAAGGTATTTGCCAGAATATGAATGCTAGTTTCTTACTAAAGAAAATGGGGATTGTATCATAG
- a CDS encoding biotin/lipoyl-containing protein yields the protein MSNTYKTTVNEEHEFEVSRDQLSQLDAVHTSQNSYHILEDNSSFKATVVSSDFSKKTYNIQVNSNNYEVVIKDEIDILIKEMGFTVGGSKQLNNLISPMPGLIIDVQVSAGQEVKEGDTLVILSAMKMENSFVSHTDGVIKAVHVVKDDAVDKGQLLVEFEEEK from the coding sequence ATGAGCAACACCTATAAAACCACCGTAAACGAGGAGCATGAGTTCGAGGTTTCTCGTGACCAACTATCTCAACTAGATGCGGTACACACCTCTCAGAATTCTTACCATATTCTGGAGGATAATTCTTCTTTTAAAGCAACTGTAGTCTCCTCAGATTTCAGCAAAAAGACATACAACATTCAGGTAAATAGTAACAATTATGAAGTTGTTATCAAAGACGAAATTGACATTCTTATTAAAGAGATGGGCTTCACGGTAGGAGGTTCAAAGCAGCTCAACAATCTCATTTCTCCTATGCCAGGTCTTATTATTGATGTACAGGTCTCTGCTGGTCAAGAAGTAAAAGAAGGTGACACGCTAGTGATTCTAAGCGCCATGAAAATGGAAAACAGCTTTGTATCTCATACAGACGGAGTTATCAAGGCCGTGCATGTTGTAAAAGATGACGCGGTAGATAAAGGGCAATTACTTGTAGAATTTGAAGAAGAGAAATAG
- a CDS encoding MmcQ/YjbR family DNA-binding protein yields MNIEAFRTYCLDKKGVTEEFPFDADTLVFKVMGKMFALCSLKRIPLSANLKCDPDRAVILRETHDGAIIPGWHMNKTHWNTCVLEELPPQLLAELIDHSYNLVVSKMTKKQQAELAAL; encoded by the coding sequence GTGAATATAGAAGCATTTAGAACATATTGCCTTGATAAAAAAGGAGTGACAGAGGAGTTTCCTTTTGATGCAGACACCCTAGTTTTTAAGGTGATGGGTAAAATGTTTGCGCTTTGCTCTTTAAAACGAATTCCACTTTCGGCAAATTTAAAATGTGATCCAGATCGAGCTGTCATTTTGAGAGAGACTCACGATGGAGCTATTATTCCTGGATGGCATATGAATAAAACTCACTGGAATACCTGTGTTCTGGAAGAGTTGCCACCACAATTACTAGCAGAGCTTATTGACCATTCTTACAATCTGGTCGTATCAAAAATGACAAAAAAACAACAAGCCGAACTTGCGGCTCTATAA
- a CDS encoding thiamine phosphate synthase — MIILISPEETSEYEIATLHHLFEAGLSHFHLRKPNASLDDHIAYLKKVDSAYHNRIMTHNFHKELCGQFNIKGVHLEEAMWRAQGDGLEAYVNSFTSKDNIVSSSYHEPEDLASQAVRFEYTLLSPVFSAISKSDMQGRGFDVRHIKKDIVGMGGINATTTPEALKLGFKGVGALGGIWNADDPVAAFIEMKNAFAKANT, encoded by the coding sequence ATGATCATATTAATTTCTCCTGAGGAAACGAGTGAATACGAGATTGCCACGCTGCATCATCTATTTGAAGCTGGGCTATCTCATTTTCATCTTAGAAAACCAAATGCGAGTCTTGATGATCACATAGCATACCTGAAAAAGGTTGATAGTGCATATCATAATCGTATAATGACGCATAACTTTCATAAAGAGCTGTGTGGTCAGTTTAATATTAAGGGCGTGCATCTAGAAGAAGCGATGTGGAGAGCGCAAGGTGATGGTTTAGAAGCCTACGTAAATTCATTTACTAGTAAAGATAATATCGTGTCTTCCTCTTATCATGAGCCAGAAGATCTAGCGTCGCAAGCAGTACGTTTTGAGTATACGTTATTAAGTCCTGTTTTTTCGGCAATTTCTAAGAGTGATATGCAAGGAAGAGGTTTTGATGTGCGTCACATCAAAAAAGATATTGTTGGTATGGGAGGAATCAATGCAACCACAACTCCAGAAGCACTAAAGCTTGGTTTTAAAGGAGTAGGAGCGCTAGGCGGCATATGGAATGCAGATGATCCCGTAGCAGCATTTATTGAGATGAAAAACGCTTTCGCGAAAGCGAATACCTAA
- a CDS encoding ATP-binding protein: MTRLTILLLVVLSTVYSFKSYSQETISQEEILLIKEKQFTVTEIDSLMPAILTLFNESSYEKVIEVVPHLLDNAKRLKAPLTTSRLRSILGNAFIQVDDIQGAEDLFNNAIEENKKANDTFNLARNLTNLGNTFFEEDPDKAITYFEEALAISPEIENSILVDFISNNNLAELYVIKKQPNEAQYYLDQAKELLTKGDFNGRKNNFEGTVYHVQSSIYLLQNRPKEAIEAINYSMEVAGDEQDDNYKIDNYKNLMKAYESLGNYEQVNSIRKTYDVLVEKRYEANKIKQQKNATSRFNLNKFKQELRASKLENELALQKAGENKLFLKTSLALAAILLLFIGTLLHGRKKRKRLLDNLKSKNKQYLQAKKKSQKLARSNTKFLSTVSHELRTPLYGIIGLSSVFLEDPALKNHTEDLKSLKFSADYLLALVNDILSLNKFDSKEGERIQKTNFRLHKLLPHIVQTLEFINKKNNNTTKVIIDPNIPDTLLGDKTKISQVLMNLSSNASKFTEDGTITIKATLQEKNKDVNTILFSIADTGQGIAKEEQAKIFTEFAQVGAMSNHQGTGLGLPIVKKILHILGSKLSLVSRPNKGSTFSFTIDLETGSDSYLEVQSDISSYERLKGKKVLIVDDNSINQLVTKKVLEQYGIKNESASNGQQAVSAVKNNAYDFILMDINMPIMNGIDASIVIRKFDSITPIIALTATSYKEGDKELTKHGINNSILKPYKTEILLDMLLMYSST, translated from the coding sequence ATGACTAGACTAACCATACTACTGCTAGTTGTTTTAAGCACTGTATACTCTTTTAAATCCTACAGTCAAGAGACAATCTCTCAAGAAGAAATTCTTTTAATTAAAGAAAAGCAATTTACCGTAACAGAGATAGACTCTTTGATGCCCGCCATACTTACTTTATTTAATGAGTCTAGTTATGAAAAAGTTATTGAGGTTGTACCACACCTTCTAGATAACGCTAAGAGACTCAAAGCTCCTCTTACTACATCTCGTTTAAGAAGCATTCTAGGTAATGCATTTATACAAGTAGATGATATCCAGGGCGCCGAAGATCTTTTTAATAATGCCATAGAGGAAAATAAAAAGGCTAATGACACCTTCAATCTTGCTAGAAATCTTACCAATCTCGGGAATACTTTTTTTGAAGAAGATCCAGACAAAGCCATCACTTATTTTGAAGAGGCACTTGCTATAAGCCCAGAAATTGAAAATAGTATACTAGTTGACTTTATATCAAATAACAACCTAGCTGAGTTATATGTCATAAAAAAACAGCCCAATGAAGCGCAATACTACCTAGATCAAGCAAAGGAATTACTAACGAAAGGTGATTTTAATGGAAGGAAAAACAACTTTGAAGGAACCGTCTATCACGTTCAAAGTTCCATCTATCTATTACAAAACAGACCTAAAGAGGCGATTGAAGCAATTAATTACTCTATGGAGGTAGCTGGTGATGAACAAGATGACAACTACAAGATTGATAATTATAAAAACCTAATGAAGGCCTATGAAAGCTTAGGCAACTACGAGCAAGTAAATAGCATACGTAAAACCTATGATGTACTCGTCGAAAAGAGATACGAAGCAAACAAGATAAAACAGCAAAAAAATGCTACCTCTCGCTTTAACCTCAATAAATTCAAACAAGAACTACGAGCCTCAAAATTAGAAAATGAGCTCGCACTTCAAAAAGCTGGTGAGAACAAATTATTTTTAAAAACTTCACTCGCACTAGCCGCCATACTGCTCTTATTTATCGGGACTTTATTACATGGTAGAAAAAAACGAAAAAGACTCCTTGATAATTTAAAATCAAAGAACAAACAATATCTTCAAGCCAAAAAGAAATCTCAAAAACTAGCTAGAAGTAATACTAAATTTCTTTCTACAGTAAGCCATGAGTTAAGAACTCCGCTTTATGGAATTATAGGGCTTTCTTCTGTGTTTCTTGAAGACCCAGCGCTCAAAAACCATACGGAAGATTTAAAATCTTTAAAATTCTCTGCAGATTATCTACTGGCGCTTGTAAATGATATATTAAGCTTAAATAAATTTGACTCAAAAGAAGGCGAGCGTATCCAGAAGACTAACTTTAGACTACATAAATTACTACCTCACATTGTACAAACTCTTGAGTTTATAAATAAGAAAAACAATAACACCACAAAGGTGATTATTGATCCTAATATTCCAGACACCTTACTGGGCGATAAGACTAAAATCTCTCAAGTCCTCATGAACTTATCGAGCAATGCCAGCAAGTTTACCGAGGATGGCACAATCACCATAAAGGCCACACTCCAAGAAAAGAATAAAGATGTAAACACCATACTCTTTAGTATAGCAGACACAGGACAAGGCATTGCCAAAGAAGAACAAGCAAAAATCTTTACTGAATTTGCTCAAGTAGGAGCTATGTCAAACCATCAAGGTACAGGCTTAGGTCTTCCCATTGTCAAGAAGATTTTGCACATTCTTGGTAGTAAACTATCCCTAGTAAGCAGGCCAAATAAAGGTTCTACTTTTTCATTTACAATTGATCTAGAAACTGGATCCGACTCCTACCTAGAAGTCCAATCAGATATTTCAAGCTATGAACGTCTCAAAGGTAAAAAAGTACTTATTGTGGACGACAATAGCATTAACCAACTAGTAACTAAAAAGGTACTTGAACAATACGGTATAAAAAACGAAAGTGCCAGTAATGGACAACAAGCTGTGAGCGCCGTAAAGAATAATGCCTATGATTTCATATTGATGGATATTAACATGCCTATTATGAATGGTATTGACGCAAGTATTGTTATAAGAAAGTTTGACAGTATAACTCCTATCATTGCTCTTACAGCCACAAGCTATAAAGAGGGAGATAAAGAACTAACAAAACACGGCATTAACAATAGCATACTCAAACCCTATAAGACAGAGATTCTTTTAGACATGCTCTTAATGTATAGCTCGACCTAA
- the trxA gene encoding thioredoxin produces MKSSFFDIIQSETPVLVDFYATWCGPCKTLGPILEQVKDELGDQVKIVKIDVDKNQPLAAQYNVRGVPTMILYKGGKQVWRQSGVLEKSAIVEVVKTA; encoded by the coding sequence ATGAAATCATCTTTTTTTGATATAATCCAATCTGAAACTCCTGTCTTAGTAGACTTTTATGCAACATGGTGTGGACCTTGTAAAACACTCGGGCCTATTCTAGAACAAGTAAAAGACGAGCTAGGTGACCAAGTAAAAATTGTAAAAATAGACGTAGATAAAAATCAGCCGCTTGCTGCACAGTATAATGTGCGCGGAGTACCTACTATGATCCTTTATAAAGGTGGTAAGCAAGTGTGGAGACAATCTGGAGTGCTAGAGAAAAGTGCGATTGTTGAAGTGGTAAAAACTGCATAG
- a CDS encoding DUF4230 domain-containing protein, giving the protein MELVFIGLAIGAILSYFIFNWISGKSKAPDAQAQSVVLMERIRTVCKFITVEGDFAEIYHYEGLKNKWMNLLLGSKKAIVLIDAKAHIGFDLTKIKMEADDKNRTIKLFNFPEPELLSVETDFKYYDKKEGWANPFTSTDLTEINREAKQHIRDKIPQSGLYEEAKSQALETVQLMQKLVETIGWKLDYSSLEIPASKEPKKIES; this is encoded by the coding sequence ATGGAATTAGTATTTATAGGGCTCGCCATAGGAGCGATACTCTCTTATTTTATATTTAACTGGATCTCTGGAAAATCTAAGGCGCCAGATGCTCAAGCACAATCTGTGGTGCTTATGGAGCGCATAAGAACAGTGTGTAAATTTATCACCGTAGAGGGCGACTTTGCAGAGATATATCATTACGAAGGCTTAAAAAATAAATGGATGAACCTACTCTTAGGTTCAAAAAAAGCAATTGTACTTATCGATGCAAAAGCGCATATAGGTTTTGATCTTACTAAGATTAAAATGGAGGCAGATGATAAGAATAGAACCATCAAGCTGTTTAACTTTCCAGAACCAGAGCTACTTTCTGTAGAGACAGATTTTAAGTATTATGATAAGAAAGAAGGGTGGGCAAATCCATTTACTAGCACAGATCTTACAGAGATAAACAGAGAGGCAAAGCAGCACATACGCGATAAAATCCCGCAGAGCGGACTTTATGAGGAAGCAAAGTCGCAGGCGCTAGAAACCGTACAGTTAATGCAAAAACTTGTAGAAACTATAGGCTGGAAACTAGACTACTCATCACTAGAAATACCTGCGAGTAAGGAGCCTAAGAAAATTGAATCTTAG